In one Rutidosis leptorrhynchoides isolate AG116_Rl617_1_P2 chromosome 8, CSIRO_AGI_Rlap_v1, whole genome shotgun sequence genomic region, the following are encoded:
- the LOC139864962 gene encoding GDSL esterase/lipase At5g37690: MTKPMVLAIITAAIIVIVLDQASASATSANTSANALVTYIFGDSLTEVGNNNYLKFSLARSDFPFYGIDYVNKKPTGRFSNGRTIGDIISEKLGIPSPPPYLSLSPTDDAILKGVNYASGGAGILNDTGLYFIQRMSFDDQIDYFENTTKVIKAKLGEEAGNTLLNEAIYFIGMGSNDYINNFLQPFLPDGQQYTPEEFLGVLNLKLAEQFTRLYLLGARKMVFHGLGPLGCIPSQRAKSHTNQCLHQVNNWVLQFNTKVQRLINVLNLKLKNAQLTFADTYQDVLDLVENPTIYGFKVSNTSCCKVDTTVGGLCLSNAHVCDNRTEYVFWDAFHPSDAANAILADHFFAKLFANPNGSVATVPNHKG; encoded by the exons ATGACTAAACCAATGGTTCTAGCAATTATCACAGCCGCAATCATTGTCATTGTGCTTGATCAAGCTTCAGCTTCAGCTACTTCGGCTAATACATCAGCTAACGCACTTGTCACCTACATCTTCGGCGATTCTTTAACAGAAGTTGGAAACAATAACTACTTGAAATTTTCTCTAGCTAGATCAGATTTTCCATTTTATGGCATCGATTATGTCAACAAGAAACCCACCGGCCGGTTCAGTAATGGCCGAACCATCGGTGATATCATAT CTGAGAAACTTGGAATCCCATCTCCACCACCTTATCTTTCACTAAGTCCAACCGATGATGCGATCTTAAAAGGGGTTAACTACGCATCGGGTGGTGCAGGCATTCTGAATGATACGGGGCTTTATTTC ATACAAAGAATGTCGTTCGACGATCAAATAGACTACTTTGAGAACACAACCAAGGTGATCAAGGCTAAATTAGGAGAAGAAGCTGGTAATACTCTTTTAAATGAGGCCATTTACTTCATTGGAATGG GTAGCAACGATTACATAAACAATTTCTTGCAGCCGTTTCTACCAGACGGTCAACAATACACTCCCGAAGAGTTCTTGGGGGTTCTTAACTTGAAACTAGCCGAACAATTTACT AGGCTCTACTTGCTTGGAGCTCGAAAGATGGTTTTTCATGGGCTCGGACCTCTTGGATGCATTCCTTCACAACGAGCAAAATCGCATACTAATCAATGCTTACATCAAGTAAACAATTGGGTACTTCAATTCAACACGAAAGTACAAAGACTAATAAACGTTTTGAATCTCAAGCTTAAAAATGCTCAACTCACTTTCGCGGATACTTACCAAGATGTTCTAGATTTGGTCGAAAATCCTACTATATACG GTTTCAAGGTGTCTAATACATCATGCTGCAAAGTTGATACAACTGTTGGAGGACTATGCTTATCGAATGCGCACGTTTGTGATAATCGCACTGAATATGTATTTTGGGACGCGTTTCATCCATCTGATGCTGCAAATGCGATTTTGGCTGATCATTTCTTTGCGAAATTGTTTGCTAATCCTAATGGTTCGGTAGCTACGGTGCCCAACCATAAGGGCTAA